The following coding sequences lie in one Flavobacteriales bacterium genomic window:
- a CDS encoding LD-carboxypeptidase yields MIKPAYLKEGDKIGIVSTARKISKEELKPCIEHLKSWGLKVILGKHIYDIENQMAGTDEARAEDMQTMLDDPNIRAIMCARGGYGTVRIIDKLYFSSFKKSPKWIIGFSDVTALHTSIHNRGYETIHGAMAINFYKDKDPRMAISTLRKALFNAPLAHTADAHPMNRKGKAKGQVVGGNLSIIYSMMGSESQMRTDGKILFLEDLDEYMYHIDRMIMNLKRSGMLNKISGLVVGGMTDMNDNAIAFGRNVQEIILDAVKNYDYPVCFDFPAGHIDDNRALIMGAEAELIVDDKVELIF; encoded by the coding sequence GTGATTAAACCAGCCTATTTAAAAGAAGGAGACAAAATTGGTATTGTTTCTACTGCCAGAAAGATCTCTAAAGAGGAATTAAAGCCTTGTATTGAGCACCTTAAATCGTGGGGGCTAAAAGTTATTTTAGGTAAACACATCTACGATATCGAAAACCAAATGGCCGGTACAGACGAAGCTAGAGCGGAGGACATGCAAACAATGCTCGACGATCCAAACATCCGAGCCATCATGTGTGCTAGAGGTGGATATGGAACCGTTCGAATTATAGACAAACTTTACTTCAGTAGCTTTAAAAAAAGCCCTAAATGGATTATTGGTTTTAGTGACGTTACCGCTTTACATACATCTATTCATAACAGAGGATACGAAACAATACATGGTGCAATGGCCATCAACTTTTATAAGGATAAAGATCCGCGTATGGCGATTTCTACTTTGCGAAAAGCATTATTCAACGCTCCACTTGCTCATACAGCAGATGCTCATCCAATGAATAGGAAAGGAAAAGCAAAAGGACAAGTTGTAGGAGGCAACCTTTCTATTATATATAGTATGATGGGGTCCGAATCTCAAATGAGAACAGATGGAAAGATTCTTTTCTTAGAAGATTTAGACGAATACATGTACCACATCGATCGAATGATCATGAATTTAAAACGAAGTGGCATGCTCAATAAGATATCAGGTTTAGTTGTAGGTGGCATGACGGATATGAATGACAATGCGATTGCATTCGGACGAAACGTGCAAGAGATAATATTAGACGCCGTTAAGAATTATGACTACCCAGTTTGTTTCGATTTTCCTGCCGGACATATCGATGATAACCGAGCCTTAATAATGGGTGCCGAAGCGGAACTTATTGTAGATGATAAAGTAGAACTGATATTCTAA
- a CDS encoding YraN family protein — MAKHYDLGIQGEKVALAELEKNGYEILETNWRYDKAEIDIIATKDNFLVIAEVKTRSSINYGSPSEAVNITKENNLIKATEAYINEKDLDMECRFDIISVIIDGEKITLEHLEGAFTPTF; from the coding sequence GTGGCAAAGCACTACGACCTTGGGATACAAGGAGAAAAAGTTGCACTCGCAGAATTAGAAAAGAATGGATACGAGATATTAGAAACGAATTGGAGATATGATAAAGCGGAGATTGATATAATTGCCACGAAAGATAATTTTCTGGTAATTGCAGAAGTAAAAACAAGAAGTAGTATTAATTATGGTTCACCTTCGGAGGCCGTAAATATTACTAAAGAAAATAATTTGATAAAGGCTACAGAAGCTTATATCAACGAAAAAGATTTAGACATGGAATGCCGATTCGACATTATTTCGGTAATAATTGATGGTGAAAAAATCACTCTAGAACATCTAGAAGGTGCTTTCACCCCTACATTTTAA
- a CDS encoding rRNA pseudouridine synthase produces MAKRETGKRDSKPSRGGDRDKGKSFGSKKSDRKSSGPRVGKTRGPDKPKEQKSDSDRRSEAPMGKKVFGTKLKWTRQDDKTKERNPKPKRIQAKDDRIRLNKVVANTGLCSRREADKLIEMGLISVNGVVVKELGTKVSVDDRIQHESKVIAQEKMVYLLLNKPKDFITTTSDTHDRKTVMDLVGNACKERIYPVGRLDRATTGLLLFTNDGDLAKKLTHPSYSVKKIYHVQLETNVKIADVRKLMAGVHLEDGVVQADDASHVEGGKKNEIGITLHSGKNRVVRRMMEALGYNVVRLDRVTFAGLTKKDLSRSKYRFLTPEEIVFLKRVK; encoded by the coding sequence ATGGCAAAAAGAGAAACCGGTAAGAGAGATAGCAAACCTAGTAGAGGTGGTGATAGAGATAAAGGTAAATCGTTCGGATCTAAAAAGAGCGATCGTAAATCGAGCGGACCACGAGTTGGAAAAACACGCGGACCAGATAAACCAAAAGAGCAAAAATCGGATAGCGATAGAAGAAGCGAAGCTCCTATGGGCAAAAAAGTTTTTGGTACCAAATTAAAATGGACACGCCAAGATGATAAAACCAAAGAACGTAATCCAAAGCCAAAAAGAATTCAAGCAAAAGACGATCGCATTAGACTTAATAAAGTAGTAGCCAATACAGGATTATGCTCAAGAAGAGAAGCAGACAAACTTATTGAAATGGGATTGATTTCTGTAAATGGAGTTGTAGTTAAGGAGTTGGGAACGAAAGTTAGCGTTGACGATAGAATTCAGCATGAGAGCAAAGTTATCGCTCAAGAAAAAATGGTCTATCTCTTGTTGAATAAACCAAAAGATTTTATCACGACTACTTCCGATACGCATGACAGAAAAACAGTAATGGATTTGGTTGGTAACGCTTGTAAAGAACGAATTTATCCTGTAGGTAGATTAGACAGAGCAACAACTGGTTTACTCTTATTTACCAACGATGGTGATCTAGCTAAGAAATTAACTCACCCAAGTTATAGTGTCAAAAAAATCTATCATGTACAGTTAGAAACAAATGTTAAAATCGCCGATGTAAGAAAACTAATGGCAGGTGTTCACTTAGAAGATGGCGTTGTTCAGGCAGATGATGCCAGTCATGTTGAAGGCGGAAAAAAGAATGAAATAGGAATAACACTTCACTCCGGTAAAAACAGAGTAGTGAGAAGAATGATGGAAGCCTTAGGATACAACGTTGTTAGATTAGATCGTGTTACCTTTGCAGGATTAACCAAGAAAGATCTTTCAAGAAGTAAATACCGCTTCCTTACTCCAGAAGAAATCGTTTTTCTAAAACGCGTAAAATAG